CAACAATTTAAAAACGGTTTAAACCAGTTGTAGAGCTCTAAACAAttacaagaacaagagcaaaAGCTTTTTGTCTGTTACCTGTATGGACTGATAATACCAGCAGGAATCTTGAGCTTCCTAGTAAGCGGTCTCCAAGGTTTACTCATAAAATCTTGCATCTCTGTACCCTCACcttcaccatcaccatcaccatcctTACTACTACTCCCCAAGTTCCCATCCTTTGTCCAAAAAGCATTCCCATAACCATAAGTCCCACTGGTCTCAAACAACCACCTGTTCTGATCAAAATCCCCCGTCTGGCTCCTCATCAAAACCGATTTACTAGTCGACTTCATCAACGACAACCTCCTCTCCATCTTCGAACCGCTACTACTACCACCACCCTCAGGACCCGGAAGCCCCCGCTGACCACCATACCCATCCTCCATGTCTGTCAAATCAGTGTTCTTGTACTGTTCTTTACACCCGGGGCAAATCCCACCGTTGGTTTTAACCGCATCAACGAAACAGTCTCTACAGATTTTGAAGTCGCATTCGCAGGGGAGAAGATCTTGTCCTCTCCCATCGCTCATGACCTTAGCGTCGCAGCCGGGGATGGCGCAGGAAGATCCTTTGGAGCCAGCCATCTGCGGGTGGCTAGTCTCGGTCTCGATCACTTTGTCCATGAGGTGAGCCTTGGTGACGCTGTTGAAACCTCCGGTGAACATGGAGTTGGAAACGTACTGCTCTTCGACCTTTTGGGAGATGGATGGGTCCATTAACTGGTTGTTATTTGGAGTAGGAGGGATGTGGACGGTGTAGCTGGCGAACTCGGCGCTGCTGAGCTCGCTGTCGAGGTCGTCTCTCGAGTAGTTGACGTAGCGACCTGAGTTGGTTCTTCGTGTGATGAACTTGACTTTGCCCGGACCAGACGGCCTCCCTGGATCGTTGGCGTCGGACATGTTCGATAGATTTGAGCGGCTTTTAGTGAAATGGTTATGGGATGCCATTGCTTTGGCAGATCCTCCTGAAGAAAACGAGTATAAAATTAGCAAACGGATCTAAAGTACGACAATAACAAAAAAGGCGTCGCCTTTAAAGGTAAAGAAGAATATAAAGTTCCAAACTTTCGATTCTAAGTGAAGGGGAAGAGAGATGAGATGACATTCAGACAAAAAgtggaagagagagaagaagaagaaacctatGATTGGTTCCAGTACCTTACAGAGGAAGAGACTCAGATCTTAAGGGGGAGAGGAAAACACTTTCTTTTTGAACAAATCTGTCTGAAGGATTCAATGGAAGTGGAGAAGAGGCATTGAAGAAGAGATGATAGTGAAAGGAGGAAATACTCAAGCAGACCCTTAGCTGCTAACAAATACACGTAATGAGGACAGCgactgtatatatatttattcaaagATCTTATGATTAGGTGGAACGATGAAGATTTAAGCGCAGAGCTTTTGttgaatagagaaaaaaaaagaaatcgaGAGGGAAGATATATGCTCGTTTTcggtttttttaataatgaagTAGGAAAGAAATAATTTGAGACGCGGAGACAGCAAATACGAAGGTGGAACGCCGCCGTAGATGGGTTTGAGGTTTTTCGGACAAGGTGCAAGAGCTAATTTTGACTCTTGTCtggagtattatttatttttttaacgcGCTTGAGATCTtcttaattttgaatttttttttctctttctaaatAATACTTTGATATTTAGAGGATACGAAAAGTTAACTTACCATTAAGATCTTCTATTTACTTATTACGAAAGTTCCATATAGTCTTTAAGGAAATTAATTAGAGGTGGAAATTAATTAGACATCTTGTGCGTCTCGTGTTATTATTacaagaaaatagaaaacacaaaagaaTGTCGTAGGGACTAGGTAGGCGTTACTTTCGGGACTCAACAACGTGCAAAAGCACACTTAAAAAGAACCGATGAGGGTGCTTTAGGTAATTTTCCTAATCGAAATGAACAAATACGCGGTTTTCACGGGTATTTCAAGCTGTTCTTCTATATATGGTATGATGGGGCTAATATGATTTCTTACGTGTGTACGCAGCTTTGGTCAATAAAATGTCATaacctcttttcttttttcttcatatCCAAGGGAGGGTATAACTACTAACATAGAACTATTTCTCATTTTCTATAGATTTTAGtcaaaaaacacaaaacacacaCGTAATGCCTTCTCACCCATATatgatttcttttaaaaaacatatataaatatctagcatatattaaaatgaatatCCATGTTATCCATAAAACTGATAACAAAACAAACCATATATCTGGATCAGGTCGGCATGGCTACGAAAGCCTTTTGTCCATATGACTCGATTGTTATTTGCTATGTTGCTGGATCTCGAAGCTGCATTTGAGCATAAACAATGGTGAGATGGTTTAGGATAAGAAATTCAACAGCATATTTTTGGAgcattacatatatttcaagATTTGAAAATGTGATGGATCTTCTTAAGCCAGATGATTCAAAGAATTGGAGGCTGTAGAGTTTGGTATCCAGCAATCGCATCTGCAAATACTCCTAGATCTTTTCACCACCCGTTGTGACCTCCTAGTGTGAAGCTTTATGCTCACCAGCTTTCCGGCTATCTGTCATTTCCAACAACAACACCATCCATTTCTCAATGCATAGATTTTGACATTAAGTTCTAAACCATGAGATCAAATTTACCATTCTCCACGTCAAATCCTCTGGACCTAAAGGCTGAGCAGGGCTAGAATATAGGAAATGCTTCGAATACTGGAAGAAAGTGAAAATAACCACACTACATAAAAGATATGGATATGCACTAACGCGAGAGAACTACTTATTTCGTGTAAGACAGATTATGAAAGTAGGTTCGtgtcattttgaaaaaaaaacacaactggGAAGATGAGGACTTACTTGAGCAAGGCTAGTCTGAAATTTCCTGACTTGGGAGGGAGCAAGGCTTCTCAGATGATTGACAAGCCACCCTGGTTGTATTGCATCACTAGAAGAAACAATCACAGCAACCTTGAGAGGAACAATAAAGGAAAAGAAATGAGGGCAACAATAACAGACCTTGCTTAAACATATATAGacaaattcagaaaatttagaatcACCAATGTAACATGTTTAGTTTGACATACCTTCTTGTAATCAAGTATTCCTTCAAAAGGAAGTTCCAACTCGTCACTGACTATAACAGGTATACAGCCACTCACAATGGCATCAAACAGTCTCGCCGAGGATGGTGTGTCACCAGCAGGACACAAACAGAATAAAGATCTGCTAGAAAGGCACACATAGtcatgaaaaaggaaaaaaaaatgttatcacATCCAATCGGCTAGGAAAGCAACCTTAGACTTTACCTACGCATGCCGGCCTGAGCTGCCAGTTTCCCTCCCTCCCCGGCAGTCCCTTCAGTGATGATTACATCCTTGACACCACTTAGTTCCGTACCAAGCTTGGCACGTATTTTACCTCCCTAATAAAACAATCCAGTTAAGCCAAAACATGAGATTAGACAGAATCTATAGGACCAATGAGAAGAGGCATGAGACTCTTTACAGCATTCCTCTTAAGCCGTCCTCGGAAAAAAAGAAGCGTGGTCCTCATCGGTGCACTTTCTGACAAGCATTTGGCATCACATATATCAACATTAGGAACGTAAGGAAGAATCAGGTCTTTCTCCAGTGAAACTTGCCCAGGCTTATACCTACAAAAGGTCAAGTTTCAAAACAGAATCAACAAAAGTGTCACCTTAGAGAGCAAAAAAACTACATAACTCGGAATCAGTTCAAGAAGGAGTCACCAGTTCCCAGTAGAGTCCATATCTGGTAAAAGCCAGATAGCGTTTTTCACGAATTTGCGGACGGTCTTGAAAGACCAAGGATGGTGAATAGGAAAGATATGATCCCTCCCCTCAGATCTTTTCCAAGCAGGCTGATCAGTAACCCACTTCAAAGCTTCCTACAGTGGGATTAAcagtttaaaaaatacaaaggaGCTATCTaaataataatactattattagtaaacatataaaatcaAAGCTCACTCACACCCTATAGAGTGATTTGCATTGCTGCTTCTCCAACAAGAAGAAGCTGATTGTGGTGAAAAACGGAACATAGAATAAGTCTGCTTCCTCCTGCTTATGAACCCTCACAACACTTTTCAAAAGCCGTTCGGATTCAGGAGAGATCAGATCAGCCCAGAGCCAATAATCAATTGAATGCtgcaatatatacaaaaccATAAGTAGCTCtaacaatcaatcaatcaattcAATCAATCGTCCAGCGAACAACAAGTGACCTGCTCGATAAGGCGATGCACAGGGCTACCGTTGGAGGTGGCGTTCGAAGTCTCCTTGTAAGTGTTGTGAAACAGCCAGAGAAGATCGAGAGTGAACTTCTTCGGCATCTCGTACACGTAAACCTTAACCGGATAAAACCCGACCGGATCTTCGCTCAACAACCGATTCTCCCTCTCGAACACCTTCTCGTCGAGTTTCCTCTTCAGATCATCGTCGTCGCTCTCGCCGCGCACCGTGTCGTCTCTGACCGGTGAAGCGAGCTTCGGCGCCTTGTGGATCAGAAACTGCTCGAGGGAGGCGACGAAGGACGTTTCCGTTGGTTTTGGAGAGGGAACGGAGGAGGAAGGGAAGGTGTAGAGGATGGCGAGTATAGAGAAGGAAGAGATGATGAGTGTgaggattagggttttggatcTGAATCTGGGGAGAGtgcgatgatgatgattctgCTGTTTTCCAGCCATATTGCGAGATCTGatgcttcttcctctgtttACTCAGAAGAGCGAGAGTGAAGTGGGAAAAAGTGACGATGCGTTTCTCTTACCGCAATTAAGCCTGCGACTGCGGTTACAACGCTATGTTGAGAATTTGTTCTGCAAGTTTCTACCGGTATGATCGCAGAGATTAATTTGTTTGTGAGATAGTTATGGGGATGATTGACGAACTATTAAATGTAGCTGAAGTTAAAAAAATCAacagtatttatattttatatgattacagaaaattaaaattatattattttaaaaatataaatatttttataaaataatatcattatttttttaagaagaaTATAgaatttgttttgaaattttataatataaattaaaattaagtgTTTGTCCACACATGCAAACATAATTCTTTTATAGATAATTATTAGTAAATGtactattaatttaaagatctaaaaaataaataaaatattaaatattaaatatataatattttatgaatttttcaaCTTCTTAACTTTTgactttgatttatttttaaaaaatatattttggatagcaagattgatattttatattttaaaatttatattattatctttaaccattttattatattaatttataaacaatgatctaattaaataaacatatataattattaatataaagcGATGCTACTAAACTAAATTCTTGGAATTTCTAAAacttacaaaatttatttatattacaaaattatttgagAATGAGTTtgttatttgtcatattctttatgattttagatTGCGTCGTTAATTTTGATAAACAATTTTA
The sequence above is drawn from the Raphanus sativus cultivar WK10039 chromosome 7, ASM80110v3, whole genome shotgun sequence genome and encodes:
- the LOC108833902 gene encoding probable arabinosyltransferase ARAD1 — translated: MAGKQQNHHHRTLPRFRSKTLILTLIISSFSILAILYTFPSSSVPSPKPTETSFVASLEQFLIHKAPKLASPVRDDTVRGESDDDDLKRKLDEKVFERENRLLSEDPVGFYPVKVYVYEMPKKFTLDLLWLFHNTYKETSNATSNGSPVHRLIEQHSIDYWLWADLISPESERLLKSVVRVHKQEEADLFYVPFFTTISFFLLEKQQCKSLYREALKWVTDQPAWKRSEGRDHIFPIHHPWSFKTVRKFVKNAIWLLPDMDSTGNWYKPGQVSLEKDLILPYVPNVDICDAKCLSESAPMRTTLLFFRGRLKRNAGGKIRAKLGTELSGVKDVIITEGTAGEGGKLAAQAGMRRSLFCLCPAGDTPSSARLFDAIVSGCIPVIVSDELELPFEGILDYKKVAVIVSSSDAIQPGWLVNHLRSLAPSQVRKFQTSLAQYSKHFLYSSPAQPLGPEDLTWRMIAGKLVSIKLHTRRSQRVVKRSRSICRCDCWIPNSTASNSLNHLA